In Aminobacterium sp. MB27-C1, a single genomic region encodes these proteins:
- a CDS encoding ATP-binding protein — protein MKGEKTLSELFPKGILRPELYMGTVNAVTTNMLWVDFSGADTPSGYQYMGKRYGKGEVGEFVLVEGQLKILLGRIVEIKLSDEKPGRNSIDALGRVHLLGSISVDTLKITAGISVYPRLGDKVYAAPYNFISQIPCLIGNEKKTNIMLRLGTVGEGMPCDINVRVEKLFGRHLAILGSTGGGKSWTMARIIGECMKFKSKMILIDATGEYHTMMSKDCCRSVYLCDSLNVKGDQTENIKCSLPPSMFQESDFIALFEPAGKVQGPKLKEAIRSLRLATLCPTKFPSKYIMKKNQSKSIYKEAINENDNLTKIDDPRQEFDVTLLPKQIEEECVWPNGNNDSEKWGKEDNSFGYCLSLISRINLILTSPAFSCIFKDKENPLNEEIENFITKDDLCLFRIDLSSVPFEYKAREIISNVIGRFLLAKARKGEFIKCPLLIFLDEAHNFLGKNIGGEDSYAKLDAFELIAKEGRKFGLNICLSSQRPRDITEGVLSQIGTLIVHRLTNDRDRDIVERACGEIDKMASSFLPSLEQGEVAIIGSDFPIPLTVNVMRPEIAPDSSGPDYQNCWR, from the coding sequence ATGAAAGGTGAGAAAACACTATCTGAATTATTCCCTAAAGGGATTTTAAGGCCGGAGCTTTATATGGGAACAGTTAATGCTGTAACAACTAATATGTTATGGGTTGATTTTTCTGGTGCTGATACACCAAGTGGTTATCAATATATGGGAAAACGCTACGGGAAAGGGGAAGTTGGAGAATTTGTTCTCGTTGAAGGTCAACTTAAAATATTATTGGGACGAATTGTTGAGATCAAACTTTCCGATGAAAAGCCGGGACGAAATTCTATAGACGCTCTGGGAAGAGTCCATTTATTGGGATCTATATCAGTGGATACTCTCAAAATAACAGCTGGTATTTCTGTCTATCCTCGTTTAGGAGATAAAGTTTATGCTGCTCCTTATAATTTTATTTCACAAATACCCTGTTTAATTGGAAATGAAAAGAAAACAAACATAATGCTACGCTTGGGTACAGTAGGAGAAGGGATGCCATGTGACATTAATGTTAGGGTTGAAAAACTTTTTGGTAGGCACTTGGCTATTTTAGGTTCAACTGGAGGAGGAAAAAGTTGGACTATGGCTAGAATAATTGGGGAGTGTATGAAATTTAAATCTAAAATGATTTTGATAGATGCGACTGGAGAGTACCATACAATGATGTCAAAGGATTGCTGTAGGAGTGTTTATCTTTGTGATTCGCTTAATGTAAAAGGGGACCAAACTGAAAATATAAAGTGCTCTTTACCTCCTTCTATGTTTCAGGAAAGTGACTTTATTGCTCTTTTTGAACCTGCAGGGAAAGTGCAGGGACCAAAACTGAAAGAAGCAATTAGAAGTCTTCGTTTGGCGACTCTTTGTCCTACGAAATTTCCAAGTAAATACATTATGAAAAAAAACCAGTCGAAGAGTATTTACAAAGAAGCTATAAATGAAAATGATAATTTAACTAAAATAGATGATCCTCGTCAAGAATTTGATGTTACTTTATTGCCGAAGCAAATTGAAGAAGAATGTGTTTGGCCTAATGGTAATAACGATTCTGAGAAGTGGGGGAAAGAAGATAATAGTTTTGGATATTGTTTGTCTTTAATCAGTAGGATTAATTTAATATTAACGTCTCCAGCATTTAGTTGTATCTTTAAAGACAAAGAAAATCCTCTCAATGAAGAGATAGAAAATTTTATAACTAAAGATGATCTTTGTTTATTCAGAATAGACCTTAGCTCTGTCCCTTTTGAGTATAAAGCAAGAGAAATTATATCTAACGTTATTGGACGTTTTTTGCTTGCTAAGGCGAGAAAGGGAGAATTTATAAAATGTCCTCTTTTAATTTTTTTAGATGAAGCACATAATTTTTTAGGGAAAAATATTGGAGGGGAAGATTCTTATGCTAAATTGGATGCATTTGAACTCATTGCTAAAGAGGGACGAAAATTTGGGTTAAATATATGTTTAAGTAGCCAGAGGCCCAGAGATATTACTGAAGGGGTCTTAAGCCAAATAGGGACATTGATTGTTCACCGTCTTACAAATGATCGAGATAGGGATATCGTTGAAAGGGCTTGTGGAGAAATTGACAAGATGGCTTCTTCTTTTCTACCTAGTTTGGAGCAAGGAGAAGTTGCTATTATCGGTAGTGATTTCCCTATTCCACTGACAGTAAATGTAATGCGTCCTGAAATAGCTCCTGATTCTTCAGGGCCAGATTATCAGAACTGTTGGCGCTAA
- a CDS encoding P-loop NTPase fold protein, translating to MKIAFQVDRPKKTPRDDLFGYSFFAKHFSQIINNYSEEDGLVLALYGGWGSGKTTILNYIKYYLNLDQESNKHEESIVIVDFNPWWFSGREDITRIFFKCLEDELGKRDKLKGIAQNMGKYADVITSFIEPFISEKIKVFLNKITEFIFKGRNDIPELKKEIEKELIKAKVRILVVIDDIDRLENEEIWEVFRIIKAFGDFPYITYLLALDREVAVKAIEKYALRDEKYLEKIIQVSFDIPPLNKSTLIKELEKQVKQIVKNNDEFLLDENKLRNILNRGMNCFFSVPRDVVRFCNALSVTYPAVAREVCPTDFVVIEAIRLFLPYFYNIIKNNQEKLTYSDENYYVKKNNEESFLEASIKCIQEDWQSPIRFFMMDLFPKYFTVNVAISKKKYSEMRRCCRIGVSDIFPVYFRFSLLPGDISNVKLGKLIDLPCKNPEVFKKTLLEARKEQSWEGRLKVDVIIDRLIDCVDFDITEENALAMIEIFLNIGDEINFVDGKNNLYSEDRVSFLVFSLVKHYGYLKAKRVIINGIQRGKAVYVQGSFLSLLESENTEPLLKKDIELLKYKWIKRVQKLLTCSHPKLWNILFYWRKWGSLEEVKKWCSEETANDENLLSFLKGFLMPIETSSGRFFRPQIELSFRFKDFRTYLAPSTCASRIEKLTQDRSVPPDAQLAVKQFLLKYKEYLSLSNNSA from the coding sequence TTGAAAATAGCATTTCAAGTTGATCGTCCTAAAAAGACTCCGAGAGACGATTTATTTGGTTATTCCTTTTTTGCTAAGCATTTTTCGCAGATAATTAACAATTATTCGGAAGAAGATGGATTAGTTTTAGCTCTTTATGGAGGATGGGGATCAGGTAAAACGACAATACTTAATTATATTAAGTATTATTTGAATCTCGATCAAGAGAGCAACAAACACGAAGAGAGTATAGTTATTGTCGATTTTAATCCTTGGTGGTTTTCCGGGCGTGAAGATATTACGCGCATTTTCTTTAAATGTCTTGAAGATGAGCTTGGAAAAAGGGATAAGTTAAAAGGTATAGCCCAAAATATGGGGAAATATGCTGACGTTATAACAAGCTTCATTGAGCCCTTTATCTCTGAAAAAATAAAAGTTTTCTTAAATAAAATAACGGAGTTTATATTTAAGGGAAGAAATGACATTCCAGAACTCAAAAAAGAAATAGAAAAAGAACTAATAAAAGCTAAAGTTCGAATTCTTGTTGTCATAGATGATATAGATCGTTTAGAGAATGAGGAGATATGGGAAGTTTTTAGAATTATTAAAGCTTTTGGTGATTTTCCCTACATTACCTATTTACTTGCTCTAGATCGTGAAGTAGCCGTAAAAGCTATTGAAAAATATGCGTTACGAGATGAAAAATATTTAGAGAAAATTATTCAAGTTAGTTTTGACATTCCTCCACTTAATAAAAGCACACTTATTAAAGAATTAGAAAAACAAGTCAAGCAGATCGTGAAGAATAATGATGAGTTTTTACTTGATGAAAATAAATTGCGAAATATTTTAAATAGGGGTATGAATTGTTTTTTTAGTGTTCCCCGCGATGTTGTTAGATTTTGCAATGCATTGTCTGTTACTTACCCTGCGGTTGCAAGGGAGGTCTGTCCTACTGATTTTGTAGTTATTGAAGCTATAAGGCTTTTCCTCCCATATTTTTATAACATTATAAAAAATAATCAAGAAAAATTAACTTATTCAGATGAAAACTATTACGTAAAAAAAAATAACGAAGAGTCTTTTCTTGAAGCATCTATAAAATGTATTCAAGAAGATTGGCAGTCTCCTATTCGTTTCTTTATGATGGATCTGTTCCCAAAGTATTTTACTGTTAATGTTGCCATTAGTAAAAAAAAATATAGTGAAATGAGACGTTGTTGCCGTATAGGTGTTTCAGATATCTTCCCAGTATATTTTAGATTTTCGTTATTGCCGGGAGATATAAGCAATGTCAAGTTGGGGAAATTAATTGATCTTCCATGCAAAAATCCAGAAGTATTTAAAAAAACTCTTCTTGAAGCAAGAAAAGAACAAAGTTGGGAAGGGCGGCTTAAAGTGGATGTTATTATAGATCGATTAATTGATTGTGTTGATTTTGATATCACAGAAGAAAATGCTCTAGCTATGATTGAGATATTTTTGAATATTGGTGACGAAATAAATTTTGTTGATGGTAAAAATAATTTATATAGCGAAGATAGAGTTAGTTTTCTTGTATTTTCCTTAGTAAAACATTATGGTTATCTTAAAGCTAAAAGAGTGATAATAAATGGTATTCAGAGGGGGAAAGCCGTTTACGTCCAGGGAAGCTTTTTATCTCTACTTGAGTCTGAAAACACGGAGCCTTTGTTGAAAAAAGATATAGAGTTACTTAAATACAAATGGATTAAAAGAGTACAAAAATTGTTAACTTGTTCTCATCCAAAGTTGTGGAACATCCTTTTTTATTGGCGTAAATGGGGTAGTTTAGAAGAGGTAAAAAAGTGGTGTTCTGAAGAGACAGCTAACGATGAAAATTTACTTAGTTTTCTTAAGGGATTTCTTATGCCTATAGAAACAAGTTCAGGGAGATTTTTTCGACCACAAATAGAATTAAGTTTTAGATTTAAGGATTTTAGAACATATCTTGCCCCGTCTACTTGTGCAAGTCGAATAGAGAAACTTACTCAAGATAGAAGTGTTCCCCCAGATGCCCAATTAGCGGTAAAACAATTCTTGTTAAAATACAAGGAGTATTTATCACTGTCCAATAATTCTGCCTAA
- a CDS encoding autotransporter outer membrane beta-barrel domain-containing protein: protein MSKQLINRLLFWGVVYVLTMTLTPFFAYADTGTLFFDDGQSHLVRDNIVTNVDSGLKVFGENTIAVMNDLSITTSGGSYFRAAHALYKGNIVLNRICIKTLGSYGHGLGSYGGGNIVMNGGNIATWGAGGDGAHLEGSLSLITLNDVSIVINENNYFSNALSTGEGKLIMNRGNIISRGEASESIIAYYNGEIMLNDVTIQAEGVALRARSSGKINVNLSSQNIIGHKKLFRAYDFGFIDIVASNGSQLYGKTDLEDDSGTGNITLNSNATWTTPGDSNLTNLIFGSGHFRFTAPTGDTYRTLTVRNLFGNNGTFHLNSDLHAGTSDRVYIENSASGNHYVAVNNSEGNSGVVKVVDIGDSATNTATFDGGSDIGIYRFGVAQGSALSSTHSGLDERDYYLYNTYAPSTPVRGLMNESAAIHSLWYSEMNDIKKRMGELRMGSQNSGDIWARTYATKYSVSPSGGTDYDQKIHGIEVGKDRPRSYKNGKSFTGFVLGYAEADNSFTSGGSGDTESIYAGLYQSWLRDDGFYLDIIGKYNSFDHSFTTPVLGGSYDKGSFKNRGFGLSAEVGRHIDTRDGYFVEPQMEVSGFWAGSADYISENGLHVEADRSRSLQLRVGGVFGRQRACKSGGSQQLYGKVSWIQEFEGDSTVRVDGTGFETTLEGDQVVAGFGFVKDTPNYQIYLDAERSWGDTTSKDWGVSLGCRWRF, encoded by the coding sequence ATGTCAAAACAATTAATTAATAGGTTATTGTTTTGGGGTGTAGTTTATGTGTTGACGATGACTTTGACACCGTTTTTTGCATATGCAGATACAGGAACATTATTTTTTGATGATGGGCAATCTCACTTGGTTAGAGACAATATTGTTACGAATGTTGATAGTGGACTTAAGGTTTTTGGAGAAAATACTATCGCTGTCATGAATGACTTATCGATTACTACAAGTGGCGGTTCATATTTCAGAGCGGCACATGCTTTATATAAAGGAAATATTGTTTTAAATAGAATTTGTATTAAGACATTAGGATCCTATGGACATGGCCTCGGTAGTTACGGAGGTGGCAATATCGTTATGAATGGTGGAAACATTGCTACTTGGGGGGCTGGTGGTGATGGTGCTCACCTTGAAGGTAGTTTATCTTTAATTACATTAAATGATGTTTCTATCGTTATTAATGAGAATAATTATTTTAGTAATGCTCTCTCTACTGGAGAAGGTAAACTTATAATGAATAGAGGTAATATTATTTCCCGAGGGGAGGCATCAGAAAGTATCATTGCATATTATAATGGAGAAATAATGTTGAATGACGTTACAATTCAAGCAGAGGGCGTAGCTTTACGTGCGCGTTCTTCAGGTAAAATTAATGTAAATCTCTCTAGTCAAAACATTATTGGGCATAAAAAACTCTTTCGAGCATATGATTTCGGATTTATTGATATAGTTGCTAGTAATGGTAGCCAACTCTACGGCAAAACAGATCTAGAAGACGATTCAGGAACAGGCAACATTACTCTCAACAGCAACGCCACATGGACAACCCCAGGCGACTCCAACCTTACAAATCTCATCTTCGGTTCCGGTCATTTCCGCTTTACTGCCCCAACCGGAGACACGTACCGAACACTGACAGTCCGCAACCTTTTCGGTAACAACGGCACCTTCCACCTCAACTCCGACCTACATGCCGGCACTTCTGACCGTGTCTATATTGAAAACAGTGCCAGTGGCAATCACTATGTGGCTGTGAACAACAGCGAGGGGAATAGTGGTGTTGTAAAGGTTGTCGACATCGGAGACAGTGCTACCAACACGGCTACCTTTGACGGAGGCAGTGATATCGGTATCTATCGTTTCGGTGTGGCACAAGGTTCGGCCTTGTCTTCTACTCATAGTGGGTTAGATGAGAGAGACTATTATCTCTACAATACCTATGCGCCATCGACGCCGGTTCGTGGCCTTATGAACGAAAGTGCGGCCATTCATTCTCTTTGGTACAGCGAAATGAATGACATCAAGAAGCGTATGGGTGAACTTCGCATGGGAAGTCAGAACAGCGGCGATATCTGGGCACGGACCTACGCAACGAAATACAGTGTAAGCCCATCTGGAGGAACAGACTACGATCAGAAGATTCATGGCATAGAAGTGGGGAAGGACCGTCCCCGAAGTTACAAAAATGGAAAGAGCTTTACCGGTTTTGTTTTGGGATATGCCGAAGCAGATAACAGCTTTACCAGCGGAGGTTCAGGAGATACAGAAAGCATCTATGCCGGGCTCTACCAGAGCTGGCTTCGAGATGACGGTTTCTATCTCGATATTATCGGCAAATACAACAGCTTCGATCATAGTTTTACCACCCCGGTACTTGGCGGCTCTTACGATAAAGGTTCTTTTAAGAACAGGGGATTCGGACTCTCAGCAGAAGTTGGCAGACACATCGATACGCGAGATGGTTACTTTGTGGAACCGCAGATGGAGGTCTCAGGCTTTTGGGCGGGAAGCGCCGATTACATCAGCGAGAATGGTCTTCATGTAGAGGCAGATCGAAGCCGTTCCCTTCAGCTTCGAGTTGGTGGCGTCTTCGGTAGACAGAGAGCCTGCAAATCAGGAGGCAGCCAGCAGCTATACGGGAAGGTGAGCTGGATACAGGAATTCGAGGGAGACAGCACGGTTCGGGTGGATGGCACAGGTTTTGAGACGACTCTTGAAGGAGACCAGGTGGTAGCGGGTTTTGGATTTGTAAAGGACACGCCGAATTACCAGATCTACCTCGATGCCGAAAGATCGTGGGGCGACACCACCAGTAAGGATTGGGGAGTCTCCCTAGGCTGTCGATGGAGGTTTTAG
- a CDS encoding SIR2 family protein, whose amino-acid sequence MVCSENGLRSEKISEEIVSFQLAEAKEWMNIACQENKNEEEKENIKRLKDFLLSSMQMQHVMVLTGSGTSLGEKSGGPSGPSMHDLWEKATSPRNIESKKLDAIFKKINYEEQKEEKNIEDFLSSCESYLQIYKDDYKVRDFLSKAKESIVERCRFETSNEQLNAHITFLHKISRRRGRDSRLKIFTTNYDLCFERAAGALGFVCLNGFSFSNPRTYNPLYFDYDIVRRDNFSNNDSSNYLEGVFKLYKLHGSVNWEREKKKGSVEIIYESDKARAQNICMIFPAKDKYQQSYIQPHLELMARYLSSLRTSNTCLIICGFGFNDDHLSEPIVSAIKTNPHLRVIIVSPHVKEHIDEGCSSDSIYWEKFKTLADENEDITFINANFDSFANLIPDLRALSDTERLAQNIKNLVKSNDER is encoded by the coding sequence ATGGTATGTTCTGAAAATGGTTTACGATCTGAAAAAATTAGTGAAGAAATTGTCTCCTTTCAATTAGCTGAGGCAAAAGAATGGATGAATATCGCTTGCCAAGAAAATAAAAACGAAGAAGAAAAAGAAAATATAAAGAGGCTTAAAGATTTTTTGCTTTCGTCAATGCAAATGCAACATGTTATGGTTTTAACAGGCAGCGGTACCTCGCTTGGGGAAAAGAGTGGTGGCCCTTCAGGTCCTTCGATGCATGATTTATGGGAAAAAGCTACAAGTCCTAGAAACATAGAAAGTAAAAAATTAGATGCAATTTTTAAAAAAATAAATTATGAGGAACAAAAAGAGGAGAAAAATATAGAAGATTTTCTATCATCGTGTGAATCATATTTGCAAATATATAAAGATGATTATAAAGTTCGCGATTTTTTATCTAAAGCAAAAGAATCTATTGTAGAACGGTGTCGTTTTGAAACATCTAATGAGCAACTTAATGCTCATATAACTTTTTTACACAAAATTTCCAGAAGACGAGGCCGAGACTCGCGTTTAAAGATTTTTACAACAAATTACGATCTTTGTTTCGAGAGAGCGGCTGGGGCTTTAGGATTTGTCTGTTTAAACGGTTTTTCTTTTTCTAATCCGAGAACGTATAACCCTCTCTATTTTGATTACGACATAGTTCGACGAGACAATTTCTCCAATAATGATTCTTCAAATTACTTGGAAGGAGTTTTTAAGCTTTATAAGCTTCATGGTTCTGTAAATTGGGAACGGGAGAAAAAAAAAGGAAGTGTAGAAATAATTTATGAGAGTGATAAAGCACGTGCCCAAAATATATGCATGATTTTCCCAGCTAAGGATAAATATCAACAGTCGTATATCCAGCCTCATTTGGAATTAATGGCGAGATATCTTTCTTCGCTAAGAACATCTAATACATGTCTTATTATTTGTGGCTTCGGTTTTAATGACGACCATCTATCGGAACCTATTGTTTCTGCAATAAAAACTAACCCACATTTAAGAGTTATTATAGTAAGTCCTCACGTAAAAGAGCATATAGATGAAGGTTGTTCGAGTGATTCTATATATTGGGAAAAATTCAAGACTCTTGCTGATGAAAATGAAGATATTACATTTATTAATGCCAATTTTGATAGCTTTGCTAACCTTATTCCTGATCTTCGAGCCCTTAGCGATACTGAAAGATTAGCTCAAAATATAAAAAATTTGGTGAAGTCAAATGATGAAAGGTGA
- a CDS encoding GGDEF domain-containing protein: MKNLRQNSTNDYREELRFFLWQQNIHHILIFSLLGLLIESMAFGYVYKAGLSCYIPLYVTLFLIYIVFLPVIIYFNNKKNEKLPRYSSWFLFFYFLGLLTFAVMLSFANQIYTGTITVYVIVLFCIASFFYIPFPHMIAIFSAAQWIFVTFLPKFQHNPVIARNHIFNSFAALVLALVISRLTYQMKTKTFMNKKIIDKQIQTLKNLSIKDGMTDLFNHKHICRRLEEEIRRANRYKTPLSVGIFDMDGFKNINDTFGHQEGDRIIIKATETMKQTFRETDLLGRYGGDEFLVIFPETPLGNAVKAAERFREKILQNIAEKDKTISISGGITFLQKGDTLQSLIHRADMLLYDAKNAGKNKIAW; encoded by the coding sequence ATGAAAAATCTGCGGCAAAATTCAACAAATGATTATCGTGAGGAACTACGCTTTTTTCTTTGGCAACAAAACATACACCACATTCTTATATTCAGCCTTTTAGGACTGCTTATTGAAAGCATGGCATTTGGCTATGTCTATAAGGCTGGTCTCTCTTGTTATATCCCTTTGTATGTGACTCTTTTTCTTATCTATATTGTTTTTCTACCCGTAATAATCTATTTCAATAATAAAAAAAATGAAAAATTACCTCGATATTCTTCCTGGTTCTTATTTTTTTATTTCTTAGGACTTCTTACCTTTGCAGTAATGCTAAGTTTTGCCAATCAAATTTATACTGGAACCATTACAGTATATGTAATTGTTCTTTTCTGCATTGCGTCCTTTTTTTATATCCCATTTCCTCATATGATTGCTATCTTTAGTGCAGCTCAATGGATTTTCGTCACTTTTCTTCCTAAATTTCAGCATAACCCCGTTATTGCGCGAAATCATATTTTTAATTCTTTCGCTGCGTTGGTTTTGGCTCTTGTCATTTCCAGGTTGACCTATCAAATGAAAACCAAAACCTTTATGAATAAGAAAATTATCGACAAACAAATTCAGACACTCAAAAATCTGTCTATTAAAGATGGAATGACAGATCTTTTTAACCATAAACATATTTGTAGAAGGTTGGAAGAAGAAATACGACGAGCTAATCGCTATAAAACACCTTTATCTGTGGGAATATTTGACATGGATGGCTTCAAAAATATAAACGACACATTCGGACACCAGGAAGGAGACCGAATAATCATAAAAGCGACGGAAACAATGAAACAAACATTCAGGGAAACTGACCTCTTGGGAAGATATGGAGGCGATGAATTTTTAGTTATTTTTCCGGAAACACCGTTAGGCAACGCCGTAAAGGCAGCAGAGCGATTTAGAGAAAAAATATTACAGAATATAGCTGAAAAAGATAAAACCATCTCCATTAGTGGAGGAATAACATTCCTCCAAAAAGGAGATACGTTACAATCTCTTATTCACAGAGCAGACATGCTGCTTTACGACGCTAAAAATGCAGGGAAAAATAAAATAGCATGGTAA
- a CDS encoding CarD family transcriptional regulator: protein MYQVGDLIFYGNTGVCEVKGITTRDAGKANDKELYYVLEPVYQNCKIFIPVNTTEVFMRPVISKDEAKQLIDTIPTLQVETYEDYTSSQLTECYESLIKTHDCADLIELTMSIYTKKQLADQKKHKFGAIDDKFMKRAEDLLFGELAIALDIPKEKVPEYIAKRVGRKNRANKNEYN, encoded by the coding sequence ATGTATCAGGTAGGAGATTTAATTTTTTATGGCAACACAGGAGTATGTGAAGTTAAGGGTATTACAACACGAGATGCAGGAAAAGCAAACGATAAAGAACTCTATTATGTCTTAGAACCCGTGTATCAGAACTGTAAAATATTTATTCCTGTTAATACAACTGAAGTATTTATGCGTCCTGTTATTTCTAAAGACGAAGCTAAACAGCTTATTGATACGATTCCTACTCTTCAGGTAGAAACATATGAAGACTATACTTCAAGTCAACTTACAGAATGTTATGAGTCTTTAATTAAAACACACGATTGTGCTGACTTAATAGAATTGACGATGTCTATTTATACGAAGAAGCAGCTTGCTGACCAAAAGAAACATAAATTTGGGGCTATTGACGATAAATTTATGAAACGTGCAGAAGATCTGCTTTTTGGAGAACTAGCAATAGCTCTTGATATTCCAAAAGAGAAGGTGCCTGAATATATAGCCAAAAGAGTTGGCAGAAAAAATAGAGCTAATAAAAATGAATATAATTAA
- a CDS encoding TetR/AcrR family transcriptional regulator produces MSQLQKKKKQMLNDLMRETLYKSARTVIEEYGWKGTTMERVALEAGIAKGTVYNYFKNKRELMRFVMEKHVEPLNKEIEFIVNQKISSMAKTLALIIETVTVGMVRNKRIISSMILAFHEDVDLRRDFDPKIHPLEQTQLAIVKIIEKGIQNGEFRSTMDAMLAGAMIHALFTGLSRQIALGLIDVTEEKIAQDVTSFVLRGLLASPEGGTL; encoded by the coding sequence ATGTCTCAGCTTCAGAAAAAAAAGAAACAGATGTTAAATGACCTTATGCGTGAGACGCTATATAAGTCAGCTCGCACCGTTATAGAGGAATATGGTTGGAAGGGTACAACTATGGAAAGAGTTGCACTTGAGGCAGGAATTGCAAAGGGCACGGTTTATAACTATTTCAAAAATAAAAGAGAATTAATGCGTTTTGTTATGGAGAAGCATGTTGAACCTCTTAACAAAGAGATTGAATTTATTGTAAATCAAAAAATATCTTCTATGGCTAAAACATTAGCTCTCATAATAGAAACAGTAACAGTAGGGATGGTGAGAAACAAAAGAATAATTTCATCAATGATACTTGCTTTCCATGAAGATGTAGATCTACGCCGTGATTTTGATCCTAAGATTCATCCTTTAGAGCAAACGCAATTGGCTATAGTAAAAATTATTGAAAAAGGCATTCAAAATGGAGAGTTTCGTTCCACTATGGATGCTATGTTAGCTGGGGCAATGATACATGCCCTTTTTACAGGTCTTTCGCGTCAAATCGCTTTAGGCTTGATCGATGTTACAGAAGAAAAAATAGCACAGGATGTTACATCATTTGTGCTACGTGGTTTATTAGCTTCGCCTGAAGGAGGAACACTATGA